One genomic region from Balaenoptera acutorostrata chromosome 1, mBalAcu1.1, whole genome shotgun sequence encodes:
- the HMGB4 gene encoding high mobility group protein B4, giving the protein MGKEVQLKPKANVSSYIHFLLNYRNKFKQQQPNTYLGFKEFSRKCSEKWRSISKQEKAKYEALAKLDKARYQEEMMNYSGRKKKKRKRDPHAPRRPPSSFLLFCQDHYAQLKWENPNWSVVQVAKASGKMWSAMTDDDKQPYEQRAALLRAKYQEELGIYRNARKKSLHGSAKNQRRGFKQTESDTADGSN; this is encoded by the coding sequence ATGGGAAAAGAAGTCCAGCTAAAGCCCAAGGCAAATGTCTCTTCTTACATCCACTTTTTGCTGAATTACAGAAACAAGTTCAAGCAGCAGCAGCCAAATACCTACCTTGGCTTTAAAGAGTTTTCTAGAAAGTGTTCGGAAAAATGGAGGTCTATCTCAAAGCAAGAAAAGGCCAAATATGAAGCCCTGGCTAAGCTCGACAAAGCCCGATACCAGGAAGAGATGATGAATTACTCtggcaggaagaagaagaagagaaagcgGGACCCCCACGCACCCAGACGACCTCCATCGTCCTTCCTACTCTTCTGCCAAGACCACTATGCCCAGCTCAAGTGGGAGAATCCAAACTGGTCAGTAGTGCAGGTGGCAAAGGCCTCGGGGAAGATGTGGTCAGCAATGACAGACGACGACAAACAGCCCTATGAACAAAGGGCAGCTCTCCTGAGAGCTAAGTACCAAGAGGAACTGGGCATCTACCGTAATGCCAGGAAGAAGAGCCTCCACGGGTCGGCTAAGAACCAGCGCAGAGGGTTCAAACAAACTGAGTCAGACACAGCTGATGGATccaattag